A region from the Haloarcula limicola genome encodes:
- a CDS encoding AAA domain-containing protein — MQLRGVVVGVEEPKTVSTQYGESELCEVTLRPERGAGEPTTVTLWGKWTETAEYLEAGMELAVYDPDERQYRGETQYSVGGDSAIVVEPDFLVDVTDVRAWVQCPRMYYLRKLDGADLAYPLVKGTVVHEVFGDLLRGRDVETAIDEQIEQAGLDIGLLGREADEVAGDVRDHAKAIEGWLNQGTLTEEDRAATAADSSERDFSPAESEWRSEMTLISERFGMKGRADAVRRGMPVELKTGKNTKREPRFQDKIQATAYALMLGERAANTLAASDVMASDGGTRSPLEAAPDTGTLLYTKNAAVDRNEESGDLSPAKEFSIGSGLLQYVIRTRNEIAAMEYDTGVPTGYEANAKCEYCFEQDTCMAVSGRLDQESKAGQVGVAIPEDEREYFERFYDAIEAERRAVHREYAKLWEQTPEERAADDRALVDLEPAGRTELDGGRWELRAKGTGAVSKIREGNLVLASDGDPVTGDAELARVERLGEARSASENANGEAVSGEEIVVTADEPLDLRRLDVYPSELTTDRLQNALHDALLTQAPEQKDVLFGRRDPEFEPIEETFIDNNPAQDEAVRLAVGAEDFALVHGPPGTGKTYTLARMLRALVERGDRILLSAFTNRAVDNAIEALEEQGFTDIVRVGTESGVREDMQKYRLEQSGDPDKCAGTLRDAQVVAATTATCGGTALQSQSFDVAVVDEAGQLTEPGTLAATTLADRFVLVGDHQQLPPVVQSEDETLSRSLFQRLIEASPEAGVMLDRQYRMAQRIQAFASREFYDGQLRPATGEVAAQRIDDLPGVSLDSLPANLRDRVAFVDPDGSQVGNTNPDEADTVAEVVSAYREAGVPADDIGVIAPFRAQVAELDRRLPDVAVDTVDRFQGSSKEVIVVSFVATGTLDGPIFEDYRRINVALTRAKKSLVLVGDRDALAADDVYRRMVEWAE, encoded by the coding sequence GTGCAACTGCGCGGCGTCGTGGTGGGAGTCGAGGAGCCGAAGACCGTGAGCACGCAGTACGGCGAGAGCGAGCTCTGTGAGGTGACGCTCCGGCCCGAACGCGGGGCCGGTGAGCCGACGACGGTCACGCTGTGGGGAAAGTGGACGGAGACGGCGGAGTACCTCGAAGCCGGGATGGAACTGGCCGTCTACGACCCCGACGAGCGCCAGTACCGGGGCGAGACGCAGTACTCGGTCGGCGGCGACTCGGCGATCGTGGTCGAACCGGACTTCCTCGTGGACGTGACCGACGTCCGCGCGTGGGTGCAGTGCCCCCGGATGTACTACCTCCGCAAGCTCGACGGCGCGGACCTCGCTTACCCGCTGGTGAAGGGGACGGTCGTCCACGAGGTCTTCGGGGACTTACTGCGGGGCCGGGACGTGGAGACGGCGATCGACGAACAGATCGAGCAGGCGGGGCTGGACATCGGCCTGTTGGGCCGGGAGGCCGACGAGGTGGCCGGCGACGTCCGCGACCACGCGAAGGCCATCGAGGGGTGGCTTAATCAGGGGACGCTGACGGAGGAAGACAGAGCGGCGACCGCCGCTGACAGCTCGGAGCGGGACTTCAGTCCCGCGGAGAGTGAGTGGCGCTCCGAGATGACGCTCATCTCCGAGCGCTTCGGCATGAAGGGGCGGGCCGACGCCGTCCGCCGGGGGATGCCCGTCGAGCTCAAGACCGGGAAGAACACCAAGCGCGAACCGCGCTTTCAGGACAAGATCCAGGCGACGGCCTACGCCCTGATGCTCGGCGAGCGCGCCGCGAACACGCTCGCCGCGAGCGACGTGATGGCCAGCGACGGCGGTACCCGGAGTCCCTTGGAGGCCGCACCGGATACCGGGACGCTCCTCTATACGAAGAACGCCGCCGTCGACCGCAACGAGGAGAGCGGCGACCTCTCGCCGGCCAAGGAGTTCTCCATCGGGTCGGGGCTGCTCCAGTACGTGATCCGGACGCGCAACGAGATCGCCGCGATGGAGTACGACACCGGCGTCCCGACGGGGTACGAGGCCAACGCCAAGTGCGAGTACTGCTTCGAGCAGGACACCTGTATGGCGGTTTCGGGCCGCCTCGACCAGGAGTCGAAGGCCGGACAGGTCGGCGTCGCCATCCCCGAGGACGAACGGGAGTACTTCGAGCGCTTCTACGACGCCATCGAGGCCGAGCGCCGCGCGGTCCACCGCGAGTACGCCAAACTGTGGGAACAGACGCCCGAGGAGCGGGCCGCCGACGACCGCGCGCTGGTGGACCTCGAACCCGCCGGCCGCACCGAACTCGACGGCGGCCGCTGGGAACTGCGCGCGAAGGGGACCGGAGCCGTCTCGAAGATCCGGGAAGGCAACCTCGTGCTGGCCAGCGACGGCGACCCCGTGACCGGGGACGCGGAGCTGGCGCGGGTCGAACGGCTCGGCGAGGCGCGAAGTGCCTCGGAAAACGCGAACGGTGAAGCCGTGAGTGGCGAGGAGATAGTGGTGACGGCGGACGAGCCACTCGACCTGCGCCGACTGGACGTCTACCCCTCCGAACTGACGACCGACCGCCTCCAGAACGCGCTCCACGACGCCCTACTTACGCAAGCCCCGGAACAAAAGGACGTGCTGTTCGGGCGGCGGGACCCGGAGTTCGAACCCATCGAGGAGACGTTCATCGACAACAACCCCGCCCAGGACGAGGCGGTCAGACTCGCCGTCGGGGCCGAGGACTTCGCGCTGGTTCACGGGCCGCCGGGTACGGGGAAGACCTACACGCTGGCGCGGATGTTACGGGCCTTGGTTGAACGCGGCGACCGGATCCTCCTGTCGGCGTTCACCAACCGGGCGGTGGACAACGCCATCGAGGCCCTAGAGGAGCAGGGGTTCACCGACATCGTCCGCGTCGGCACCGAGAGCGGCGTCCGCGAGGACATGCAGAAGTATCGGTTGGAGCAGTCCGGCGATCCCGACAAGTGCGCGGGGACGCTCCGGGACGCACAGGTCGTCGCCGCGACGACGGCCACCTGCGGTGGGACGGCCCTGCAGAGCCAATCGTTCGACGTGGCCGTCGTCGACGAGGCCGGGCAGTTGACCGAACCCGGGACGCTGGCGGCGACGACGCTCGCCGACCGGTTCGTCCTCGTCGGCGACCACCAGCAGCTCCCGCCGGTCGTCCAGTCCGAGGACGAGACGCTCTCGCGGTCGTTATTCCAGCGGCTCATAGAAGCCTCGCCCGAGGCCGGCGTGATGCTCGACCGCCAGTACCGGATGGCCCAGCGCATCCAGGCGTTCGCCTCCCGGGAGTTCTACGACGGGCAGTTACGTCCGGCGACCGGCGAGGTGGCAGCCCAGCGCATCGACGACCTGCCGGGCGTCTCGCTGGATTCGCTTCCGGCGAACCTCCGCGACCGCGTCGCCTTCGTCGACCCGGACGGGTCGCAGGTCGGCAACACCAATCCCGACGAGGCGGACACCGTCGCCGAGGTGGTGTCGGCGTACCGCGAGGCCGGCGTCCCGGCCGACGACATCGGCGTCATCGCGCCGTTCCGCGCGCAGGTGGCGGAACTCGACCGCCGCCTCCCCGACGTCGCCGTCGACACCGTCGACCGGTTCCAGGGGTCGAGCAAGGAAGTCATCGTCGTCTCCTTCGTCGCCACCGGGACGCTCGACGGCCCCATCTTCGAGGACTACCGGCGGATCAACGTGGCGCTCACGCGGGCGAAGAAATCGCTCGTCCTCGTCGGTGACCGCGACGCACTCGCCGCTGACGACGTCTACCGCCGGATGGTCGAGTGGGCCGAGTGA
- a CDS encoding DUF2237 family protein — protein sequence MESEANVLGGELAPCGTDPMTGAMRDGYCYPLQRDPGRHEICAVMTEEFLQYSKGQGNDLVTPRPDLDFPGLEPGNRWCVCVPRWMEAELADRAPPVVLEATSEDVLEDISRSTLEAHEHDGGETQSAASNGHSN from the coding sequence ATGGAGAGTGAAGCGAACGTACTGGGCGGGGAGTTAGCCCCCTGCGGGACGGACCCGATGACCGGGGCCATGCGGGACGGCTACTGCTATCCGCTCCAGCGAGACCCGGGTCGCCACGAGATCTGCGCGGTGATGACCGAGGAGTTCCTCCAGTACAGCAAGGGGCAGGGCAACGACCTCGTCACGCCCCGGCCCGACCTCGACTTCCCGGGTCTGGAACCGGGCAACCGCTGGTGCGTCTGCGTCCCGCGGTGGATGGAGGCCGAGTTGGCCGACCGCGCGCCGCCGGTCGTCCTCGAAGCGACCAGCGAGGACGTGCTGGAAGACATTTCCCGCTCGACGCTCGAAGCGCACGAACACGACGGCGGCGAGACCCAGAGCGCGGCGTCGAACGGCCACTCGAACTGA
- a CDS encoding Lrp/AsnC family transcriptional regulator, which produces MADSEYPLDELDRRIIHALQRDARHTSASEIAETLDVSARTVRNRIAKLEEGGVIRGYDVDVDYEAAGYQLHTLIVCTAPIHEREEIAKRALDVEGVVAIREVMTGADNVHVEVVGADGNDLSRIGRDLNDIGLEVVDEDLIRNEYTRPFHLFDADATGDGGEE; this is translated from the coding sequence ATGGCCGACTCGGAGTACCCGCTCGACGAGTTAGACCGGCGCATCATCCACGCGCTCCAACGGGACGCTCGCCACACGTCCGCCAGCGAGATCGCGGAGACGCTGGACGTCTCGGCCCGCACCGTCCGCAACCGCATCGCCAAACTCGAAGAGGGGGGCGTCATCCGCGGGTACGACGTCGACGTCGACTACGAGGCCGCGGGATACCAGTTACACACGCTCATCGTCTGTACCGCGCCGATTCACGAGCGAGAGGAGATAGCGAAGCGCGCGCTCGACGTGGAGGGCGTCGTCGCCATCCGGGAGGTGATGACCGGTGCCGACAACGTCCACGTCGAAGTGGTCGGTGCCGACGGGAACGACCTGAGTCGGATCGGCCGCGACCTCAACGACATCGGTCTCGAAGTGGTCGACGAGGACCTGATCCGCAACGAGTACACGCGCCCGTTCCACCTGTTCGACGCCGACGCGACCGGTGACGGCGGGGAAGAGTAG
- a CDS encoding NAD-binding protein — translation MTRRTILRDTLARTAGPPTLLVVSDSHAGSMLASAFEPTADVRLVTDHRSAAGQLPDGVQVTVGDVTSLETLADAVDADAAVVALRRDRQAVLVTQLLRTHFDLETVVAVLNDPQRREAVADIATTVVCGSTLLATELRREIERSLPAFEPA, via the coding sequence ATGACGCGCAGAACGATCCTCCGAGACACGCTCGCTCGTACCGCCGGACCGCCGACGCTCCTCGTCGTCAGCGACTCGCACGCCGGGTCGATGCTCGCGTCGGCGTTCGAACCGACCGCCGACGTCCGTCTCGTCACCGACCACCGGAGCGCTGCCGGGCAGTTGCCCGACGGCGTCCAGGTGACAGTCGGTGACGTGACGTCGCTGGAGACGCTCGCGGACGCGGTAGACGCCGACGCCGCGGTCGTCGCGCTGCGACGGGACAGACAGGCGGTGCTGGTCACCCAGTTGCTCCGCACGCACTTCGACCTCGAGACGGTCGTCGCGGTGCTCAACGACCCGCAGCGACGGGAGGCGGTGGCGGACATCGCCACGACCGTCGTCTGCGGATCGACGCTCCTCGCGACGGAACTGCGGCGGGAGATCGAGCGCTCGCTCCCCGCATTCGAACCCGCCTGA